One genomic region from Parerythrobacter aestuarii encodes:
- a CDS encoding carotenoid oxygenase family protein — protein sequence MGEVAGFPSIPDYVGLNAPQGQEYRIDDLEVEGTIPPEVDGTFFRAVPDPAFPPFIPDSAASLSGDGLVSAIRFENGKASIQNKYVDTARHVAEVKAGHALFGKYRNPFTDKPQVQGMDRTVANTTPVWHAGMLLMAKEDGRPYRVDPETLETLGSHDFDGALKSETMTAHVRIDPATGTMYAYGYEADGLASKMISYIVVNPDGSLRSEQMFEAPYCSMMHDFTISENYALFPVYPTTAYLEEMRAGGDHWYHEQDWPSWLGVMPRDGDVADMKWFKGPVGVHSFHMMNSWEDADGMLHFDACLSDSNAFPFIREASGIHLQPWELNGRLARWTVDPKANGGEVTETVIGPPGDMPMIPADRQGRPYSHGWMLTMNPEMQGPPVLGGPVGAMFNVLMRIDMAGGPPRALVLAPNECFNEAVHVPSNEEGHEGYMLTVVDRQTGPDDFEHECWIIPAGDPGQGPVARVTIPRRQRVQIHGWWVSREQLEAAR from the coding sequence ATGGGCGAGGTAGCCGGGTTTCCGAGCATCCCCGATTATGTCGGGCTGAACGCGCCGCAAGGGCAGGAATACCGCATCGACGACCTTGAGGTCGAAGGCACGATTCCGCCTGAAGTCGACGGGACATTCTTCCGCGCCGTGCCCGATCCGGCTTTCCCGCCTTTCATTCCTGACAGCGCCGCCAGCCTTTCGGGCGACGGGCTGGTTTCGGCCATTAGGTTCGAGAACGGCAAGGCCTCGATCCAGAACAAATATGTCGATACCGCCCGCCATGTCGCGGAAGTGAAGGCCGGTCACGCGCTGTTTGGCAAGTATCGCAACCCCTTCACTGACAAGCCCCAAGTGCAGGGCATGGACCGGACAGTCGCCAACACCACTCCGGTCTGGCACGCGGGCATGCTGCTGATGGCGAAGGAGGACGGGCGGCCTTACCGCGTCGATCCCGAAACACTGGAAACGCTGGGTAGCCACGATTTCGACGGCGCGCTCAAGTCGGAAACCATGACCGCGCATGTGCGGATCGATCCTGCAACCGGCACCATGTACGCCTATGGCTACGAGGCCGACGGGCTGGCGTCGAAGATGATCTCCTACATCGTCGTCAATCCCGACGGGTCGCTGCGCAGCGAGCAGATGTTCGAAGCCCCCTATTGCTCGATGATGCATGATTTCACCATCAGCGAGAACTACGCGCTGTTCCCGGTCTATCCGACCACCGCCTATCTCGAAGAGATGCGCGCTGGCGGCGACCACTGGTATCACGAACAGGACTGGCCGAGCTGGCTGGGGGTCATGCCCCGCGATGGCGATGTGGCGGACATGAAATGGTTCAAGGGACCGGTAGGCGTCCACTCGTTCCACATGATGAACTCCTGGGAAGATGCCGACGGCATGCTGCATTTCGATGCCTGCCTGTCAGACAGCAATGCCTTCCCCTTCATCCGCGAAGCTTCCGGCATCCACCTGCAACCGTGGGAGCTCAACGGGCGGCTCGCCCGCTGGACAGTCGATCCCAAGGCCAACGGCGGCGAAGTGACAGAGACGGTGATTGGACCGCCGGGTGACATGCCGATGATCCCCGCCGACCGGCAGGGTCGCCCTTATTCCCACGGCTGGATGCTGACCATGAACCCCGAGATGCAGGGTCCGCCGGTGCTGGGCGGCCCTGTCGGGGCCATGTTCAACGTGCTGATGCGGATCGATATGGCCGGCGGCCCGCCACGCGCGCTGGTGCTCGCGCCCAACGAATGCTTCAATGAAGCGGTGCATGTGCCTTCGAACGAGGAAGGGCACGAAGGCTACATGCTGACCGTCGTCGACCGGCAGACCGGGCCGGACGATTTCGAGCATGAATGCTGGATCATTCCTGCCGGCGATCCGGGGCAAGGTCCGGTCGCACGCGTGACAATCCCGCGCCGCCAGCGGGTCCAGATCCATGGCTGGTGGGTCAGCCGCGAGCAGCTGGAGGCGGCACGATGA
- a CDS encoding CmcJ/NvfI family oxidoreductase yields the protein MSVTASIAYAARTDFKQRYYANNHSRDTVVLDPHDMPIADGRTQDCSLDREGFKLVPHVSRVSDFRDRDQVATVHPDEIVELLLRETGADEVRVTAPGILRFSEKSGLAGTSDNSHPARFVHVDSTADTTRRFAEEAAPKDRTVARYAHYNVWRAFSGAPQDVGLALCDHRSLVEDDLLVADAIFDPPGGAPEWGFESWLLAHNPAHRWTAFPMMTRDEALIFKSSDSQHHNPAPHVAYDNPLAPPDAPPRASLEMRALAFWYA from the coding sequence ATGAGCGTGACAGCCAGCATCGCCTATGCCGCGCGGACCGATTTCAAGCAGCGGTATTACGCCAACAATCATAGCCGCGACACGGTCGTGCTCGATCCGCATGACATGCCGATTGCCGATGGCCGCACGCAGGATTGCTCGCTCGACCGCGAAGGCTTCAAGCTGGTGCCGCATGTGAGCCGGGTCAGCGACTTCCGCGACCGCGATCAGGTCGCCACGGTCCACCCCGATGAGATCGTCGAGCTGCTGCTGCGCGAGACCGGGGCCGATGAAGTCCGCGTGACCGCGCCCGGCATCCTGCGCTTCAGCGAGAAATCCGGTTTGGCGGGCACGTCGGACAATTCGCATCCGGCGCGCTTCGTCCACGTCGACAGCACCGCCGACACGACCAGACGCTTCGCCGAGGAAGCCGCACCCAAGGATCGCACCGTCGCGCGCTACGCCCACTACAACGTCTGGCGAGCCTTCAGCGGGGCCCCGCAGGACGTCGGCCTCGCACTGTGCGATCACCGCTCGCTGGTGGAGGACGACTTGCTGGTGGCCGATGCCATCTTCGATCCGCCCGGCGGTGCGCCCGAGTGGGGTTTCGAAAGCTGGCTACTGGCCCACAACCCGGCGCATCGCTGGACCGCTTTCCCGATGATGACCCGCGACGAAGCGCTGATCTTCAAGAGCAGCGATTCGCAGCACCACAACCCGGCCCCGCATGTCGCCTATGACAATCCGCTGGCCCCGCCCGATGCCCCGCCACGCGCCAGCCTGGAGATGCGCGCGCTGGCCTTCTGGTACGCCTGA
- a CDS encoding MarR family winged helix-turn-helix transcriptional regulator yields the protein MTSQPIRLDTLPGYALRRAANAMMAELGERLAPMGLRISDVTAMILISTGSDVTASDLARMLDIKRTNMVPLLKRLEDADLVHRRALDGKSQAIDLTEAGSKVLEQAQAEIETFEAGLLQRVPEEHREHLLPALQALYHAA from the coding sequence ATGACGTCACAACCGATCAGACTGGATACGCTGCCGGGCTATGCCTTGCGCCGTGCCGCCAACGCGATGATGGCGGAACTGGGCGAGCGGCTGGCACCCATGGGTCTGCGGATTTCCGATGTGACGGCGATGATCCTCATTTCCACCGGCAGCGACGTGACCGCGAGCGACCTCGCCCGGATGCTGGATATCAAGCGCACCAATATGGTGCCGCTGCTCAAGCGGCTGGAGGATGCGGATCTGGTCCATCGCCGCGCGCTCGACGGCAAGTCGCAGGCAATCGATCTGACGGAAGCAGGTTCAAAGGTACTCGAACAGGCCCAGGCCGAGATCGAAACCTTCGAAGCCGGGCTGTTGCAGCGTGTGCCGGAAGAGCACCGGGAGCATTTGCTGCCGGCCTTGCAGGCGCTCTACCACGCCGCTTGA
- a CDS encoding beta-etherase: MAQNNTITFYDLQHASGCTTSPFVWATKYALKHKGFDLDVVDGGFTGIMDRTGGRSERLPAIVDDGEWVLDSWLIAEYLDEKYPDRPTLIPDPSVKPLIEFLEGWLWQTAVGPWARAFAVQYRDRCKPEDIDYIVDSRMRMWGAPMEDLAKGREDVFPEVLPKLELLRTVLRGRKWLGGDEPNYADYRALCVFLWCASVADVPPMTEDEPLRDWIDRGFDLYGGLGRIDGMSPLFGHKVREGDPEPFVRNPPDFGLTKRNTGPASTSAETKRITGQD, translated from the coding sequence ATGGCTCAGAACAACACGATCACCTTCTATGACCTGCAACATGCCAGCGGCTGCACCACCAGCCCGTTCGTGTGGGCGACCAAATATGCGCTCAAGCACAAGGGTTTTGATCTCGACGTGGTCGATGGCGGGTTCACCGGGATCATGGACCGCACCGGCGGGCGCAGCGAGCGCTTGCCCGCTATCGTCGACGACGGCGAATGGGTGCTCGATAGCTGGCTGATCGCGGAATATCTCGACGAGAAATATCCCGACCGGCCGACGCTGATTCCCGATCCCAGCGTAAAGCCGCTGATCGAATTCCTCGAAGGCTGGCTGTGGCAGACCGCCGTGGGGCCGTGGGCGCGCGCTTTTGCCGTGCAATATCGCGACCGCTGCAAGCCGGAAGACATCGACTACATCGTCGACAGCCGCATGCGGATGTGGGGCGCGCCGATGGAGGATCTGGCCAAGGGCCGCGAGGACGTGTTCCCCGAGGTCTTGCCCAAGCTGGAGCTGCTGCGCACGGTGCTGCGCGGACGCAAGTGGCTCGGCGGCGACGAGCCCAACTATGCCGATTACCGTGCACTGTGCGTCTTCCTGTGGTGCGCCAGCGTCGCCGATGTCCCGCCGATGACCGAAGACGAGCCGCTGCGCGACTGGATCGACCGCGGCTTCGACCTCTACGGCGGGCTGGGCCGGATCGACGGCATGAGCCCGCTGTTCGGGCACAAGGTGCGCGAAGGCGATCCGGAACCCTTCGTGCGCAATCCGCCCGATTTCGGGCTGACCAAGCGTAACACCGGCCCGGCCTCGACCTCGGCCGAGACCAAGCGGATCACCGGGCAGGACTAG
- a CDS encoding SDR family NAD(P)-dependent oxidoreductase, whose product MGISSFEGKVAFVTGGASGIGLGIAKVLVERGAKVVIADLRPDHIADALASFAGGAQSNAVSALVLDVSNRAAYRDAAQRMQDEFGGIDILVNNAGVGLEGPILDATYADYDFGMAVNFGGVINGFVEFMPQMRAHGRGGHIVSTASLAAEVVMPAHMAIYAASKAAVCHYCEAVRGELAEHNIGVSILLPGPVASRIHECKDNRPEQFREGSGYDASEERLSRRIVGDDWMQPEEVGKLVCDGILANETYLVTHGVFKDAQRARAKAVLDATPDRIEPLPDFGRYRD is encoded by the coding sequence ATGGGCATTTCGAGCTTCGAAGGAAAGGTAGCCTTCGTCACCGGTGGTGCTTCAGGCATTGGCCTCGGCATTGCCAAAGTGCTGGTGGAGCGCGGCGCGAAAGTCGTCATTGCCGACCTGCGGCCCGATCATATCGCGGATGCCCTCGCCTCCTTCGCCGGCGGGGCGCAGAGCAATGCAGTCAGCGCGCTTGTGCTCGATGTCTCCAACCGCGCGGCCTATCGCGACGCGGCACAGCGGATGCAGGACGAGTTCGGCGGCATCGATATCCTCGTCAACAACGCCGGGGTGGGCTTGGAAGGACCGATCCTCGATGCGACCTATGCCGATTACGACTTCGGCATGGCGGTCAATTTCGGCGGCGTGATCAACGGCTTCGTCGAGTTCATGCCGCAGATGCGCGCGCATGGGCGCGGCGGACATATCGTCTCAACCGCCTCGCTAGCGGCGGAGGTGGTCATGCCCGCACACATGGCGATTTATGCCGCGAGCAAGGCGGCGGTGTGCCACTATTGCGAGGCCGTGCGCGGCGAGCTGGCGGAACACAATATCGGTGTTTCGATCCTGCTGCCCGGCCCGGTCGCCAGCCGCATCCACGAGTGCAAGGACAACCGCCCCGAGCAGTTCCGCGAAGGCAGCGGCTACGACGCCAGCGAAGAGCGCCTGTCACGCCGGATCGTCGGCGACGACTGGATGCAGCCGGAGGAAGTCGGCAAGCTGGTATGCGACGGCATCCTTGCCAACGAGACCTATCTCGTCACCCACGGCGTGTTCAAGGATGCGCAGCGCGCCCGCGCCAAGGCGGTACTCGACGCCACTCCTGACCGGATCGAGCCGCTGCCCGATTTCGGCCGCTATCGCGACTAG
- a CDS encoding c-type cytochrome: protein MKKLALIALPLALAACGGEAPSGAPEGGPPPPPPYQLRAELPEGNRLAASNEGETLYSNRCGTCHLAGGMGTNLLTVQQMKAGNSPEMGLLTNRTDLTVDYVKAVVRNGKVAMPPLSRVEATDAELDAIAAFLAKDKL from the coding sequence ATGAAGAAGCTTGCCCTGATCGCCCTGCCGCTGGCACTGGCGGCCTGCGGAGGAGAGGCCCCGTCAGGTGCGCCCGAAGGGGGGCCTCCCCCTCCGCCGCCCTACCAGCTGCGGGCCGAACTGCCTGAAGGAAACCGCCTTGCCGCAAGCAACGAGGGCGAGACGCTCTATTCCAACCGCTGCGGCACTTGTCACCTGGCGGGCGGGATGGGCACCAACCTGCTGACCGTCCAACAGATGAAAGCCGGCAACTCGCCGGAGATGGGCTTGCTCACCAACCGCACGGACCTGACGGTCGACTATGTCAAGGCAGTGGTCCGCAATGGCAAGGTTGCCATGCCGCCGCTGAGCCGCGTCGAAGCGACCGATGCCGAGCTTGATGCGATCGCCGCCTTCCTGGCGAAGGACAAGTTATGA
- a CDS encoding FAD-binding oxidoreductase: MELTLPPRISPSAFDAALKDFESAIGRGWVLATDQDRDAYSDIYAPGSSSQWPASAAVAPASTEEVQEVVRLANRHKTPLWPVSRGKNLGYGTAAPRMPGSVVLDLSRMMAVRELDTELAYAVIEPGVSFMDMFDHLTRAEASLWMSVPGNGWGSVLGNALDHGMGYTPYGQHAKNLCGLEVVLPSGELMHTGMGAMAGNKSAHLFPLSYGPDWTHMFTQSNMGVVTSAGLWLQPEPETSLQLTWDIPEEQDIGWVIDTVTPLKLAGVIDQNVFIPSWLGKIVLKGQRKDFWDKDSAIPEWRVQELLKEHRLGYWQVQVRLYGDEGVNKARAEVIKKAFKQHLDAPAREDWWRQGEERNQYDPTVGVPSAIALQMGDWVGGRSGHMGFSPVVPATGKNVLDQLARSRKIIADHDVDFYASFTIGGRFATNINMLMYDRDNAAQVANMRKLFSTLIAETAKAGYGEYRTHLGWMDEVNATYDFNNGIQRRLNEAVKDAIDPNGIIGPGKQGVWPAAFRDMKKEGQA, encoded by the coding sequence ATGGAGCTGACCCTGCCACCGCGCATCAGCCCGAGCGCGTTCGATGCCGCGCTGAAGGATTTCGAAAGCGCGATCGGGCGCGGCTGGGTGCTGGCGACCGACCAGGACCGCGATGCCTACTCGGATATCTACGCGCCGGGTTCCTCCAGCCAGTGGCCGGCCTCCGCCGCTGTCGCCCCGGCCTCGACCGAGGAAGTGCAGGAGGTCGTCCGCCTCGCCAACCGGCACAAGACCCCGTTGTGGCCGGTCTCGCGCGGCAAGAACCTCGGCTATGGCACCGCTGCCCCGCGCATGCCGGGTTCGGTGGTGCTCGACCTGTCGCGGATGATGGCGGTGCGCGAACTCGATACCGAGCTCGCCTATGCCGTGATCGAGCCGGGCGTCAGCTTCATGGACATGTTTGACCACTTGACCCGCGCCGAAGCGTCGTTGTGGATGAGCGTGCCGGGCAATGGCTGGGGCTCGGTGCTGGGCAATGCGCTCGACCATGGCATGGGCTACACCCCCTATGGCCAGCACGCGAAGAACCTGTGCGGTCTCGAGGTCGTGCTACCCTCCGGCGAGCTGATGCACACCGGCATGGGGGCGATGGCCGGCAATAAGAGTGCGCATCTTTTCCCGCTCAGCTATGGCCCCGACTGGACGCATATGTTCACTCAGTCGAACATGGGTGTCGTCACCAGCGCCGGGCTGTGGCTCCAGCCCGAACCGGAGACTTCGCTGCAGCTGACCTGGGATATCCCGGAAGAGCAGGACATCGGCTGGGTCATCGACACAGTCACCCCGCTCAAGCTCGCGGGCGTGATCGACCAGAACGTGTTCATCCCCAGCTGGCTCGGCAAGATCGTGCTCAAGGGCCAGCGCAAGGATTTCTGGGACAAGGACAGCGCCATCCCCGAATGGCGGGTGCAGGAACTGCTCAAGGAGCACAGACTGGGATACTGGCAGGTGCAGGTCCGGCTCTATGGTGATGAAGGTGTCAACAAGGCCCGCGCCGAAGTGATCAAGAAGGCCTTCAAGCAGCATCTCGATGCGCCCGCCCGCGAGGACTGGTGGCGTCAGGGCGAAGAGCGCAACCAGTATGACCCGACCGTGGGCGTCCCCTCTGCCATTGCCTTGCAGATGGGCGACTGGGTCGGCGGGCGCAGCGGGCACATGGGTTTTTCGCCCGTCGTCCCGGCAACCGGCAAGAACGTGCTCGACCAGCTCGCTCGCAGCCGCAAGATCATCGCCGATCATGACGTCGACTTCTACGCCAGCTTCACTATCGGCGGACGCTTCGCCACCAACATCAACATGCTGATGTATGACCGCGACAATGCCGCCCAGGTCGCCAATATGCGCAAGCTGTTCTCGACCCTGATCGCGGAGACCGCCAAGGCCGGATATGGCGAATATCGCACGCATCTGGGCTGGATGGACGAGGTGAACGCGACCTACGATTTCAACAATGGAATCCAGCGGCGGCTCAATGAAGCGGTCAAGGACGCCATCGATCCCAACGGCATCATCGGCCCGGGCAAGCAGGGCGTGTGGCCGGCCGCCTTCCGCGACATGAAGAAGGAGGGACAGGCATGA
- a CDS encoding PQQ-dependent dehydrogenase, methanol/ethanol family, translating into MGRTVKRLVPLALLLLAACSGGTDPAPPQQEVAAANWTNPGGDAGKTHHSTLAGITKENVGELGLAWEARLGTQRVLEATPVVVDGVMYTSGVAGRAYAFDAVTGKELWRFEPEVDMQVNRTTCCDMANRGVAVANGKVYVAALDAQLYALDAKTGTVVWQADTVDDPARGVHSTGAPEVAGNVVFIGNGGAEYDVRGYVSAYDLDSGELVWRFHTVPRDPALGPQDHPDLDQAVKTWDPESRWDVGGGGTAWDAIHYDPLTGYVIVGTGNGGPYHTAKRSPSGGDQLYLSSLVALDAETGRVKWHYQETPGDDWDYTATAPMILTRMEIGGEAERPVLLHAPKNGFLYIIDRRDGTLLSAKPIARQNWTKGIDPKTGKPIPNPEAADYSTGPKIIFPATPGARNWHPASYDPASGLYFAPVQDMGNLMFMTPGAKPLRKKAINNDAALIFGPDIEAALATFPPPMQEAVRALPAFKEVQRLPFSSELRAIDPLTGKAKWTVPMEGWQDRGGVLTTASGLLFQGNLAGKLRVYDMADGTLLKEIDTGTSILAAPMTYEVDGVQYVAVMAAWGGGGYPYVPRYAAAYNRSNEGRLLVFKLGGTAKMELPAERPALAVAPEAPAQAAGVTPETIARGQQLFYSIGCALCHSNQPRSMTPDLRRMAPGSHRAFDQIVRGGLLVGNGMPRWDDLLSEEETAAIHAWLIDEQGKLRAEEQAKQARGIPLDAPGLTILSGY; encoded by the coding sequence GTGGGACGGACAGTGAAGCGGCTGGTTCCCCTCGCCCTGTTGCTGCTGGCCGCCTGTTCTGGCGGAACCGACCCTGCACCTCCGCAGCAGGAGGTGGCCGCCGCCAACTGGACCAATCCCGGCGGTGACGCGGGCAAGACGCATCATTCGACCCTGGCGGGCATCACAAAGGAGAATGTCGGCGAGCTTGGCCTGGCATGGGAAGCCCGCCTCGGCACACAGCGCGTGCTGGAAGCGACACCTGTGGTCGTCGACGGGGTGATGTACACCAGCGGAGTTGCGGGCCGCGCCTATGCCTTCGACGCTGTGACCGGCAAGGAGCTGTGGCGGTTCGAGCCCGAGGTCGACATGCAGGTCAACCGCACGACGTGCTGCGACATGGCCAATCGCGGCGTCGCGGTGGCGAATGGTAAGGTCTATGTCGCCGCGCTCGACGCGCAGCTCTACGCGCTCGACGCGAAGACAGGCACGGTCGTGTGGCAGGCCGACACCGTCGATGACCCCGCACGCGGCGTGCATTCGACCGGCGCGCCCGAAGTTGCGGGCAATGTCGTTTTCATCGGCAATGGCGGCGCGGAATACGATGTGCGCGGCTATGTCAGCGCCTATGATCTCGACAGCGGCGAGCTGGTGTGGCGTTTTCACACCGTGCCGCGCGACCCGGCGCTGGGGCCACAAGACCACCCCGATCTCGATCAAGCGGTCAAGACCTGGGACCCCGAGAGCCGCTGGGACGTCGGCGGCGGCGGCACGGCCTGGGACGCGATCCACTACGACCCGTTGACCGGCTATGTCATCGTCGGCACCGGCAATGGCGGACCCTACCACACCGCCAAGCGCAGCCCGTCGGGCGGCGACCAGCTCTACCTCTCCTCGCTCGTCGCGCTCGATGCCGAGACCGGGCGGGTCAAATGGCACTACCAGGAGACGCCGGGCGACGACTGGGATTACACCGCCACCGCGCCGATGATCCTGACCCGGATGGAGATTGGCGGCGAGGCAGAGCGGCCGGTGCTGCTCCACGCGCCCAAGAACGGCTTCCTCTACATCATCGACCGGCGTGACGGGACACTGCTGAGCGCCAAGCCGATCGCGCGGCAGAACTGGACCAAGGGCATCGACCCCAAGACCGGCAAGCCGATCCCCAATCCCGAAGCCGCAGACTATTCGACCGGGCCGAAGATCATCTTCCCCGCCACCCCGGGCGCACGCAACTGGCATCCGGCGAGCTACGATCCGGCCAGCGGGCTATACTTTGCCCCGGTGCAGGACATGGGCAATTTGATGTTCATGACCCCGGGCGCGAAACCGCTGCGCAAGAAGGCGATCAACAATGATGCCGCGCTGATCTTTGGCCCAGATATCGAAGCCGCGCTGGCGACTTTCCCACCACCGATGCAGGAGGCGGTGCGCGCACTGCCCGCGTTCAAGGAAGTCCAGCGCCTGCCCTTCTCCAGCGAGCTGCGTGCGATCGACCCGCTCACCGGCAAGGCCAAATGGACCGTCCCGATGGAAGGCTGGCAGGATCGCGGCGGGGTACTGACCACTGCCTCCGGCCTGCTGTTCCAAGGCAACCTCGCCGGCAAGCTGCGCGTCTACGACATGGCGGACGGCACGCTGCTGAAAGAGATCGACACCGGCACCTCGATCCTCGCCGCACCGATGACCTATGAGGTCGATGGCGTGCAATATGTCGCGGTCATGGCGGCATGGGGCGGGGGCGGATATCCCTACGTCCCGCGCTATGCCGCCGCCTACAACCGCAGCAACGAAGGACGGCTGCTGGTGTTCAAGCTGGGCGGGACCGCGAAAATGGAGCTGCCCGCCGAGCGCCCTGCACTGGCTGTCGCGCCCGAAGCGCCCGCGCAAGCCGCAGGGGTCACGCCGGAGACAATCGCCAGGGGCCAGCAGCTGTTCTACTCGATCGGCTGCGCGCTGTGTCATTCGAACCAGCCGCGCTCGATGACGCCGGACCTGCGCCGGATGGCGCCTGGCAGCCACAGGGCGTTCGACCAGATCGTGCGCGGTGGGTTGCTGGTGGGCAATGGCATGCCGCGCTGGGACGACTTGCTGAGCGAAGAAGAGACCGCCGCGATCCACGCCTGGCTGATCGACGAACAGGGAAAACTCAGGGCAGAGGAACAGGCCAAGCAGGCGCGCGGGATCCCGCTCGACGCCCCCGGCCTCACGATCCTGTCGGGATATTGA
- a CDS encoding nuclear transport factor 2 family protein codes for MAHSEQERANLAHVLDMYRDVLMALDSAAVDRYISPEYIQHSSLAPPGVQALKDWLDARAEDSPDAVQTIHRSFADGDHVICHVHVVRWPGDPGFAVVDIFRLDDGMIVEHWDVLQEVPTDPVNPNSLF; via the coding sequence ATGGCGCATAGCGAACAGGAAAGGGCCAATCTGGCGCATGTGCTGGACATGTATCGCGATGTGCTGATGGCGCTCGATAGCGCGGCGGTCGACCGTTATATTTCCCCGGAATACATCCAGCATTCCTCGCTCGCGCCGCCGGGGGTGCAGGCGCTCAAGGACTGGCTCGATGCCCGGGCCGAGGATTCGCCGGACGCGGTGCAGACGATCCACCGCAGCTTTGCCGATGGCGACCATGTCATCTGCCATGTCCATGTCGTGCGCTGGCCGGGCGATCCCGGCTTCGCGGTGGTCGATATCTTCCGGCTGGATGACGGCATGATTGTCGAGCACTGGGATGTGCTGCAGGAAGTGCCGACCGATCCGGTCAACCCGAATTCGCTGTTCTAG
- a CDS encoding nuclear transport factor 2 family protein: MRMFFIPLAMLALTGASEPVEVAAECGLTPKEVATTFMERFYLDKDVRGAFETWVAPDYIQHNPMAATGRDAAIAFLEPYFKQNPDIRYTIKRVIAEGDLVVFHTLWQQNADDRGAAVVDILRVEGCKVMEHWDVIQPVPEQSANSNGML; the protein is encoded by the coding sequence ATGCGTATGTTTTTCATTCCGCTCGCCATGCTGGCGCTGACCGGTGCGAGTGAGCCGGTCGAAGTTGCTGCCGAATGCGGGCTGACGCCCAAGGAAGTCGCGACGACCTTCATGGAGCGGTTCTATCTCGACAAGGACGTGCGCGGGGCGTTCGAGACCTGGGTCGCCCCGGACTATATCCAGCATAACCCGATGGCGGCGACCGGGCGTGATGCAGCGATCGCTTTCCTCGAACCCTATTTCAAGCAGAACCCCGATATCCGCTACACCATCAAGCGCGTGATCGCGGAAGGCGACCTGGTGGTGTTCCATACGCTGTGGCAGCAAAACGCCGATGATCGCGGCGCGGCGGTGGTCGACATCCTGCGGGTCGAAGGCTGCAAGGTCATGGAGCACTGGGACGTGATCCAGCCGGTTCCCGAACAGTCCGCCAACAGCAACGGGATGCTGTAG